From one Rhizobium rosettiformans genomic stretch:
- a CDS encoding HugZ family protein, whose product MNDKPQVIRDTDDDARRQARILLRGARFAAIGVIDPETGFPFVSRVLLGMDSDGAAVILVSSLSAHTTALLADARTSLLTGEPGKGDPLAHPRLTLQCTAEAVERDSDTHQRLRSRFLARHAKSQLYIDFPDFRFFRLRPERASLNGGFGRAYHLSSEDFLIPQINDDLFESEAALLRELGGRHPDLATRIAMKTHGAPEGDWRIAAIDSHGIDIVFKDLLIRYEFVTPITNVQHLLLELPKSVYAVP is encoded by the coding sequence ATGAACGACAAGCCCCAGGTTATCCGGGATACCGACGACGATGCGCGCCGCCAGGCGCGCATTCTGCTGCGGGGGGCGCGATTCGCGGCAATCGGCGTGATCGATCCGGAGACCGGCTTTCCCTTCGTCAGCCGCGTGCTGCTCGGCATGGACAGCGACGGCGCCGCCGTCATTCTCGTCTCCAGCCTGTCCGCCCACACGACGGCCCTGCTCGCCGATGCCCGCACCTCGCTTCTGACAGGGGAACCGGGCAAGGGCGATCCGCTGGCCCATCCGCGGCTGACACTGCAATGCACGGCCGAAGCCGTCGAGCGCGACAGCGACACGCATCAGAGACTGCGAAGCCGCTTCCTCGCCCGCCATGCGAAATCGCAGCTTTACATCGATTTTCCCGACTTTCGTTTCTTTCGCTTGCGCCCCGAACGGGCGAGCCTCAATGGCGGGTTCGGCCGTGCCTATCATTTGAGCAGCGAAGATTTCCTCATCCCGCAAATCAATGATGATTTGTTTGAAAGTGAGGCTGCCTTACTGCGAGAATTAGGGGGGCGGCATCCAGATCTCGCAACGCGCATTGCGATGAAAACTCATGGCGCACCTGAGGGCGACTGGCGCATTGCCGCCATCGATTCGCATGGAATCGACATAGTTTTCAAAGACTTGCTTATTCGATATGAATTTGTGACGCCGATCACAAATGTCCAGCATCTGCTATTAGAGTTACCTAAATCAGTATACGCAGTACCTTAA
- a CDS encoding ArsR/SmtB family transcription factor, whose product MKTKALSEQSTVAAGLLSAMANPKRLMILCSLVEGEVPVGVLATQVGLSQSALSQHLSKLRAQKLVKTRRDAQTIYYSSTSESVIKILATLESIYCPPAASKTAA is encoded by the coding sequence ATGAAAACGAAAGCTTTGTCCGAACAATCGACCGTTGCTGCAGGCTTGCTGTCCGCCATGGCAAACCCGAAGCGACTGATGATCCTCTGCAGCCTCGTCGAAGGTGAGGTTCCCGTCGGTGTTCTGGCGACCCAGGTCGGCCTGAGCCAGTCGGCTCTGTCGCAGCACCTCTCCAAGCTTCGCGCACAGAAGCTGGTGAAGACGCGTCGCGACGCACAGACGATCTACTACTCCTCGACCTCGGAATCGGTGATCAAGATCCTCGCAACGCTCGAAAGCATCTATTGCCCTCCGGCAGCGAGCAAGACCGCCGCCTGA